The following proteins are co-located in the Solanum pennellii chromosome 1, SPENNV200 genome:
- the LOC107031181 gene encoding protein CRABS CLAW-like produces MSSSSPNSSCLNLLESADHKINTMDPSEHLCYVRCSFCNTILAVGIPCKKLLDTVTVKCGHCGNLSFLSSRPPIQPQFFDHQPILQHQDFFNNFKKGQSSSSSEPSSPKAPFVVKPPEKKHRLPSAYNRFMKDEIQRIKAAHPEIPHREAFSAAAKNWARYIPNTPNGTLAEK; encoded by the exons ATGTCTTCCTCATCTCCTAATTCCTCTTGTCTCAACTTATTGGAATCTGCTGATCATAAAATTAACACCATGGATCCTTCTGAACATCTTTGCTATGTCCGTTGCAGTTTTTGTAACACTATACTCGCG GTGGGGATACCATGCAAGAAGTTGTTGGATACTGTGACAGTGAAATGTGGGCATTGTGGTAATCTTTCCTTTTTAAGTAGTAGACCTCCAATTCAACCACAATTTTTTGATCACCAACCCATTCTTCag cATCAAGAtttcttcaacaatttcaaGAAGGGACAGTCTTCATCTTCAAGTGAACCCTCATCTCCAAAGGCACCTTTTGTTGTAAAAC CTCCTGAGAAGAAGCACAGGCTACCATCTGCTTACAATCGGTTTATGAA GGATGAGATACAGCGTATTAAAGCAGCACATCCAGAGATACCACATAGAGAAGCTTTCAGTGCAGCAGCTAAaaat TGGGCTAGGTACATTCCAAATACTCCAAATGGGACCTTGGCTGAGAAGTGA